A section of the Lepidochelys kempii isolate rLepKem1 chromosome 4, rLepKem1.hap2, whole genome shotgun sequence genome encodes:
- the LOC140910291 gene encoding uncharacterized protein, with product MGSSLSALQVQHRNELQYLLRKAQHDCPARELTLLLQEVRAKCPWYPEAGSLKLADWERLGQTLHKEPRAPVQALHAWHLCRDVVQRVASDRPSLARLVLSPPPSAPAAIPPPGDATQRVASERPSPAPTEELPILPPPSAPAAIPPPASPPVPLLPPPPWPSPPEPVCDYPPPMGPPGESSASAQKLSLVQQMVHAAKARSDLTAEELADLVSVCPVTWQNDDQGNPVGTWTTLPYSVVREDRCGFQPGACDQHLNNMAWHQGLSNPIPEFQLTLEETALPPESTTAGRKRRRRNVPSQPVTGGAVKALVATAQRKLAADQQPETPKTLFVAILAQITANSVMIVCLLCLLFSVGVGSEAPPPLQARRRIRYCSLLMLIFSPSILAWLIGARPTILCLARLYSFTHRTRPGLTMSPVRV from the exons atgggaagctccctctctgctttgcaagtgcaacaccgtaatgagctgcagtatttgctgcgtaaggctcagcatgactgcccggctcgagaactcactctcctgctacaggaggtgcgtgccaagtgcccgtggtatcctgaagctggaagccttaagctagcggactgggagcgattgggccagacattgcacaaagagcctcgggcacccgtgcaggctttacatgcctggcacctctgccgcgacgtggtacagcgtgtcgcctcggacagaccctccctcgcgaggctggtgctctcgccgcccccgtccgcccctgcagccatcccccctcctggcgatgcgacacagcgtgtcgcctcggaaaggccctctccagccccaacagaggagctgccgatcctgccacccccgtctgctcctgcagccatccctccccctgcttcgcccccagtgcctctattaccaccgcctccctggccttccccaccggagccggtgtgtgattaccctccccccatggggccccccggagagtcatctgcatctgctcagaagctttcgctggtgcaacaaatggttcacgcagcgaaagctcgatcagatcttacagcagaggagctggctgatctggtctccgtttgcccggtgacctggcagaatgatgaccagggcaaccccgtgggcacctggaccactctgccatactcggtggttagagag gaccgttgtgggttccagcccggtgcgtgcgaccagcacttaaacaacatggcatggcaccaggggctgtcgaatcccataccagagtttcagctgaccttggaggagaccgcgttgccccccgagtcgacaacggcgggacggaaacggaggaggcgtaacgtcccaagccagcccgtgacagggggagcagtaaaagcattggtcgccacggctcaacgaaaactggcagcagatcagcagccagaaactcctaagactttgtttgtggcgattctcgcccaaatcactgctaattctgtgatgattgtgtgccttttgtgcctgttattttctgtaggggttggctcggaagcgcctcccccgttacaagcccgaaggagaataagatactgctctttgcttatgctaatcttttctcccagtattttagcatggctaattggggcccggccaactatactctgcctcgcacggctatattccttcacacaccgtacccggccggggctcacaatgtcacctgtgcgcgtgtag